The genomic segment gagactaagaaggaggcttatgttaagttgattgagagtaatgatgtagaggagaagcgggtgaataGAGAGGCCTACAAAGTTGCTAGAAAATAAGCTAAGCTTGCAGCCACGACAGCTAAGATTGTagcatttgagagcttgtatgcggggtttgATATGAAAGGCGGGGAAAATAGGTTATATCGGCTTGCGAAGTCTAGAGAGAGGAAGGGTCTGGACTtagaccaagtgaagtgcattaaatGAGAGGATGGTACTGTTTTGGCGGAAGATGTCCACATTAAGAGGAGATGGCATGAGTATTTCCATAGACTTTTGAATGAGGAGGGGGGTAGAGAAATTGAGTTAGAAGAGCTGGAACACTCGGAGGAGAGACATGAATTCAGTTGTTGTAGGCGTTTTAAGATGGAGGAAGTCAGAGAAGCTATTCGTAGAATGCGAAAGGGAAGGGCAACAGGGCACGATGAGATGTTGGTGAATTTTTAGAAGTTTATGGGTAAggttggtttaaggtggttgactgatttttTGAACGGCATTTTCAAGACGGCAAGGATGCCGGAAGCTTGGaagtggagtacgatgattccgttatataaaaataagggagacatccagagttgcactAACTATAAATGTATCAagctgttgagtcatactatgaagatttgggagaggttAGTTGAGCTGAGATTGAGGAGGATCGTGTCCATTTCAGataatcagtttggttttatgtcTGGTCGCTCGACGACAAAGGCAATCCACcaggtgaggagattggtggatcagtatagggaaaggaagaaaaatttacatatggtgttcatcgacttggagaaggcttatgacaaagtTCCGAGAGAGGTTCTGTGGAGATGTTTAGAGGCCAAAGGGGTCCCgatggcgtacatcagagctattaaggacatgtacaatAGAGGGAAGACTCGGGTGAGCACGGTGGGAGGAAACTCAGAGCATTTTTTGGTTGAGACAAGGTTGCAccagggtttgactcttagtcGGTTCCTGTTTGCATTGGTGATAGACGTGTTGACACGGAGTATTTAAGGGGAAGTGTCGTGGTGTATGTTGTTCGctgatgatgtagtgctgattgatgagacacgggcgggtgtgaatgaaaaattggaggtttggaggcaaacccttgaatctaaggggttcaggttgagtaggtccaagacggaatatatggaatgtaagtttagtgaggtGAGGCAGGAGGATGATGTTGtggtaaggttggattcccaggaggtccgaaagagggatagtttttggtatcttgggtctatgatccaggggaatgatgagattgatgaggatgtctctaaccgTGTTGGAGttggttggatgaaatggaggctcacctcgggagtgttgtgtgacaAGAAGGTGTCactaaagcttaaaggtaagttctacagagcgGCAGTCCGTCCTGCTATGCTATatagagcagagtgttggccagtcaagaactcccacattcaaaaaataaaggtagcggaaatgagaatgttgcgttagatgtgtggacttaccacaagggatagagttaggaatgtgACCGTTCGGGAGAAGGTCGGAGTGGCTTTGTTGGAGGATAAGATGCGCaaaggaaggttgagatggtttgggaatgtgatgaggaggggcacggatgccctagTTCGTAGGTGCAAGAGGTTAGCGTTACATGGCTTCAGAAGAAggagaggtaggctgaagaagtactggaggaaagtgattagacatgatatggagcaactTCTGCTTACTaaagacatgaccctagataggaaggtgtggaggccgcggataagggtagaaggctaggttGTGTGCGTGGATTTAGTAAGTAGTTAGAAGAGCTCAGGTTGAGTCGGGCTAGTAAACCTAGGATTGGGTTCAAAGATAGGAGCCTGGTGAGGCGGGCGTGGGTCTCTTTCTCCTATTgcgcttatttattttatttcttattgctCTGACTTCTATTTTTATGTGTCTTATTCCTTGTCATTTTATGCCATCCATCTTGCTTCTTATTTAATTACGCTTTGgtctatttttctttatcttgagccgggggtctatcgaaaataacctctctacttctctggaggtagcggtatggactgcatacactctaccctcccagaccccacttggtgggaatacactgggtttgttgttgttgttgtaacatatataatGAAGCTATGATATGGATGAGGACACTAGGAGGAGATAAAATTGCATTAATGATCGtcttttagtccatttttatttgttttgacgATAGATGTATTGATGCAACACATTTTAGGAAAGACGTCTTGGTGCATATTATTTGCTGGtgatattatactaatttatgagATGCGAAGCAAAAGCTAATGACAAGCTGGAAGTGTGGAGACGAGTTCAGAGCTAAAAGGAATACTTTTTTAAGCCTAGGAGTCAAAACGGATAGTCCTTTTATTATGTACCAAAGCGGACAGTTTGTTCAAAAATGAGCAAATTACAACTAATACCGTCTGTGAATGCTTGGTGAGGAAAAAAAATGTTAATAGGGTTTGCCCAAAAATGGGCAAACTACATTTCATAAACCTGTTTTTAATAGTTTACCCATTTGTTGGCAAACTACTTTTATTTGGCCAAACTATGATTCTTCTAATAAGAGATTCGACCGATAACTGATTAAACATCACACTGTTAATATTCCTGAACGTTTCACTTCAATTTTTGAGAAATGATACAACTTTTTCACTTATAAAATATGTGCTGTTGTTCACTCTATTTTATCTCATTCATCACGAGCAACATTCATTATTCACGGAGCACtttcttttttcacaaataattgttcatttaaatttcttataaggaaaaaaataatgagcAACACAGTCATTagctatctgactcatgatcaaCTATGTCATTAGCTAGCTCATTATTGTTCACAATTTCTGTGAATTAAGTCAATGTAGGATTGTCTGGGAAGACGTTACacctaaaaaataatagaataataatttttataattcaaatatttataacGATCcttaaagaatagaaaaaatatataatgtttTTACCTATCCATTGACTCAATTGGAGTGTCACTTTATAAATTAGTCAGTTCTTGATTGCTCGATTCTCCAAACTCACCATTTTGAGAACTTTAATGTACATTGTGTTGACTTAGTGAAGGCAAAGCATTATTTTGGCTATCAAATCCTGCTACTGTTTGCTGTTGAATAGAATTGATTGGCCAACCAACACTGAAACTAGTAAAACATGtattatttcaaatatcaaattcattatCAGATGATTCTTCATCTTGAATAGCGCTTTAAATTTTGGCATACATATCAAGTGTTGCTAAATGCATTTGGTTGCAGAAAATCTCAGGACTACAAAGAAAGGCTGATAAAGAGTCATCACTCCAAATTCAAGTCACTTCAAAGATTATATAACAGTTACCCATAATTGATATGGGATATCGACCAGTGATAAGAAAAGAAAGTTCAGAATCATGTACTTTCATtttactccaaaaaaaaaaatgtacaagACGATACTATTTGAGTGTCATTGATACTTGAACCGCTTTCGCAGGAAGACTAAATCTAACCGAACCATCTTCACAAAACTTCTCCATCCCCAAATAAACTAACCCTAACGGTGTCACTcgttattttttttccttataagaAATTTAAATGAACAACTATTTGTGACAAAAGAAAGTGTTGCATGAATAATGAATGTTGCTCATGATGAATGAGATAAAATGGAGTGAACAACAACACatattttataagtaaaaaaGTTGTACCATTTCTCAAAATTTGAAGAGACAAATCGTTTAGGAATATTAACAGTGTGATGTTTAATTAGTTATCAGTCGAATCTCTCAGTGGAAGAATCATGTTTGTCCGAATAAAAGTAGTTTGCCCACAAATGGGCAAACTCTTAAAAAAAGATTTATGAAAATGTAGTTTGATGGGCAAACTCTAAAGATTTTTCCCCCCCCGTAAACATTCACAGACGATGTTAGTTGTTTGCCCATTTTGATACATAAAAAAACACTGTCCGTTTTAGCTGCTAGGCTTAAAAAAGTGTCTCTTTTAATTCTGGACTCGCCTGGGACAGACTGTGGAGTCCAAAAATTTCAGGTTGATTGACCAGCAAAACTAAACTAGAGTACGTTGAATGCAAATCCAGTGATATGTCTCATGTAGCTGATGTGGAAATGAATTTGGATTCTCAAATCAactaagaaagaaaatttcaaacTCTCTCTACTTGGTACATATGAATTGTATGTATGTTGAGCAGATTTGTGAGAAAAAGTCGagctaaattttcaaaataagagAATCTTAACAACTTTAACGAATATGTCAACTACTTCAATAGTTGTTTGAACAACTTCAAGAATTAATTATTATCAAGTCAATAACTTAAATATGTAGGAGCCCTCAATTGAGgtttaattacatttttattataaCCGTGATGTCAAGGCCAACTTGTGTACACCTCGACTAATTCTCTGATATATCTAAACAAGTATCAGGTAACTATGTCAACAAATGTTAGAACAGAAGGATAACTTAAACCATTTCAGCATGTTGTCTAAACAACTTCAATAACCCAAACTACCCAAAAACTACTTGAGAAAGCTTCCAAAATGAACCGTGTAATTTTTTACTATATAAGAATATTTTCCAATACAAACAAACATAACTGTTGATCAAATGTTAGTGTATAATTTCTGAAAAAACATCAATTTACAAATAAATTGCAAGTGATGGCTAATCAACGGCAGAGCTGACTACACAGCCCCTGGATCTGAGACGTGCTTAGATTCGAATAAGGATATGATCTCGTCTTGTTACTGTTGGAGCACGTCAACGTGAGTTGGCTACTCGTTTGCTCGGACTGCGAGAACAAAATCAGATTCAACTCGCCAAATCACACACATTAAAACGTCTAATACAACATGAATGCTTTCAGAAGTGCCAAGTGACTAACACGCAAATTTTGACAAAGAAGAAATTTTTTAGAAAGTATAGTAGTGCAACTTTATATTATATCCTATGTAAGATGCCCATTCTCctaactgatatctgtaactatgATGTTGGAGAGTGAACGTTTCATGTCACGACAGTGAAGGAGATTTATTCGGATTTGGAAAAACGAGAAATTCAGTAACTTCTTACCATACAAAAAGCAGGCTCTGTTTTGCAACTCCACTTTGAAGTGGGTAGACAACTCATATAATGGCACCAGGAACAATGATCATTCAAATCTACTCCGCGGAAAAGCATGACCAAGCCACTAGTGAACCTGCACCAACGAGAACATAATTTATTTACCCGTCGTATAGCCAAAACAAAATGCCTTTCAACTAGTAAGAAAACTAAGTTGGATCAAATACAGAATCATCTTTATCGAAATAGCCATATTATTCGACCATCTTAAGTGTTCGCCACTAACAATCTGTGGCATCACATGTTTAATTCTTCTAGTTCTTGGTGCCTGTGGACCTAATTTACACATTTTACGTACCTGAGACAATCTGATCAGATATATcttaagtttatttttttaacGGCTAGAATTGTCAATGCCATTAGGATGGAACCATGAAGCGATAGATAAAAGTAGACCAGAGTAAGGACCAACATCATACAAATAACATGTCACTTAGATTCTGCAAGCTAGGGACTTCATGGTGACTGCAGTTGCTTGGGAACAAACAAGTGACTCAATCTATCAATCGGCCTTCACTAAGTCGAGATCCATTgattaaaagataattaagaaGTAAACTCGAGTCATATGGAACTAAAACAACTTAATTTATTTATCTGGTTTTCTTATACTTGGTTTTATAAGGATATGAATGCATAtgtgatgtgccatggtttcatggcactttcgatgcttaaaacaagaaaattgtgcaagtacttaggtattcttgttagatgtgatgtgctTTTGTGTACTTCGGAgccaaaattaagaaaaaaggatGAAGAGTAGCTGAGAAGGCTACCTAGGAGCCAACCTATGGCTCATAAGGTAGTACCTACGAGCCCGTAGATGGCCAAGTAGGTGGGTAACTTGAAGATTCTGATGCACTCTGATTCCTACGCCCCTACCTAAGAGGCGCAGGTACAACCTACAAACCGTAGGTTGCCTCGTATGCAGGTGTCCTGCAGTCTTGCAGACTGAAGATTTCTCTGATTCCCACAAACTGACTTACGCCCCATAGGTACAACCTATGACCAGTAGGTTGCCTCGTGGGTTGGTGCCGCCTCAAGTTTCCTACAgtatttaggataggttttcagatgtatctataaatacctATTGGctgttttattatcagtttatGCACTTTATACACTTTTTACATAGCTCTAAGTTCTTAGacacattattgatcttggaattattgttcttggaTTTTAGGGTTTGAAATTActttgagattttgagttttcattcttattcttcataagttcattattatgCTTTCATCTACGAAATCTATGTTTGTTCTTACAATCACGAGCAGCTAAACCCCAaaactaaggttgtgggaaccttgatgGATTAACAAAGCAGCTTtagtgcaaagtcattctaaaTTGGTATTCTTGCATGCTATGTTGCTCAAACTCGGCGGTTTTGCTGCTGAACCCGTCTCGACACGAGACTGGCGCGGGTGTGGACGCTTCCACCGTCTCTGATTCGGTCAAACGATTTCGGACTCGTTGACTAGAAATTTGAGGGAAAACATTGGACAGGCCGGCGAGTTACCTGAAAAAATTCCGACCAACGACTACACCGGTGAACTGTAAAGTTACAAAACAGAAATGACGTTGTCGATGTACCTTGTCGACGTGCCGATGATCGACCGGGTAGGAAGAAACACTAACTGTTTCTCGGCAACGGCGACGACATTGGCATATGTATTTTTCGGCGACGGCGTTGACGCATGTACTTCTCAGCATTGGTCATTATGTCGGTTCACtaaccagttttatttaattgtgttatatttaattttaaaaaaaaaataaaaacaaccaaTATACAACAgttttgtttttaataaaaatatttaatacacgTGGTTTTATAgtgtttttaataaaaaattcactACAGTTATGAGTTATGTCGGTTTACACATGCCGAGCAACATAAGTTTACTGCATGTTTGTCCTTGTGTTTTTTTATTATAACttttttatgatataaaaataatttatatcaatatttGGTAAATAAATGTAAGTtaaaattttgggaaaaagttcctaacattaagttaaaattttgggaaaaagtTCCTAACATTAatactactcctaattgaaaagtaaaattaaagacaaaaatgACTAAACTTAGTAAActacctaaaataaataaatcataatattaatCCCTATGTGTCAAggaaaattaaattgatttataactcaatatttataatatttaatttttttaaccgTATCCCCGCACCCGTATCCACACTCAGATTCacacaaaatttatattttgacgaATCTGACTCTCGGATCCGCACCCGTCTCAGATACCCGCACCCGAGTTCGAGCAACTTAGCTTGCATGTATTAGGATTTCTTTcgttttgattgctttcttgacGATTGCAAACGTTAGGAACTTGCCTGTATTCGATACTTGCTcgagagagaggtagagattaggaacaaaaaatcacaacagtaatttgaagctaaCAATCtccatctaattaacttgagaccgaAAGGAAATAGTTAATTTGAGATCAAGAACACgagttagtaatgcgacactctgaAACTAAActaagaggagatgagtgaaattcacccaaaccaaggtcGAGAGACGGTTAGATGATACAAAACTTGTTAGATTTTACATGCAAGGCACCGAGATAGTTTGACAAGCACGAACAATATGTGGAGTTATGAAATCAgggagaacacaatcctagtgaccGTCTCATATTGATATCAACCCTAATTGCCCAGCATTGTTACTGGTACTCTttacttttaccaaaaaaaaaaaacatttactTTCTGCAATTTCCAGTTACACCAACAAACTCGTGATAGATTTCCGATCTATTCCTCGTGGGATCGactccaaccttgttgggtttATATTTAACAAGCGACCGCtttatactttcttggaggtgTCATTTGGGCAACATCAATATGCCCCAAAGTAAAGAGAGACATGTAACAGGTGCTCCTCCTACCAACTACCATCACTTCCTCCGTGGTAACACCAAACTAAGTAGGTAAAGTGATAAACTCAAATTGGCACCCTAATTTATCCAAACTCTGATAGTCAACCCTCTATATCATGGGGAGCCACAACCCGGTCCTTGGAGAAATAGTAGCATACGTTTCATTGGATCACTACTTACATATTAGTATTACTTTGTTACCAAACTTGGACCCATTAAGTTCATAACAATGGCAGATATAAGTATACAACCAGCACCAGCACCAACAACAGAAACTTGTCTAGAAACGTAATTCTTCGTACTTCCTTCATTTTTGCATTAAGTTTCTCAAATGGGGCAGAAGCCAAATAAAAGAGAAGACAAATTGTCGAAAAAGACCTggtgaaaaagaaaaactaaCATGATATAAAATGCAAACCGTGTGAAAATTACACACTATAGTTTAATAACTCACCATcaaagatatatttatatatatatatagagagagagagagaaatggtCCTTTTTGGATACTTTCTCCACAGCCTAATTAAAATATGACAGCATAGGAAAAACAAGGTAGAGAACCAATGAAACTTACCCAATTATCAGAAGAACAAGAGAAATAACCCATAGGACCATCTGATACACCTTGAATTTAGGTTTAGCTGATGTCGAATATGCGTTCGATGCATATCTCTGGCTCACCCAACCAAACTGGGGCCGGATCAGAAATACGAAACCAAGAAGAAAACCAGACACAAATCCTCCAATATGAGCGAAGTTGTCAACATGCGGGAGAAGTCCAACCGCTAGATTTATAACAATGATGACCACAAGGGTCGCTAAAACTGCAATCTGCAGAAAAGGGATAATAAGTTTTAATAAGATGATTCCGCAATCAAGTGATCAGCAAGGCAGGTGTGAACTGTGATGAGAGTTGTTTGATATGTACCTTATTAGCATATATAGTCCAATTGATTATGAGTTCAGAAAGCATGCTCCCCAGCAACCCAAAAAGTGCACCAGAAGCACCAACAGATATATTTGACTTAATAAATAGAGCTGAGAACAAGCTGCCACCAAGTCCAGCGATGATATAGAGCAGACCAATGCGCACTACAagacaaaacaaagaaaataagcaaACAGTAGTCCGCTACTTCTGAATAACAGGTCGGAGATTACATACACCAACACAAGTAAGATTAAGTTGAGAACCGGAGGTGGCGAGGATTTTTGTGCATCCATGAGGTTCCTAggtttttctatttatagaagatTGTCATTAGTAGAAAACCACATAGCACtaggttttctattttttggtATAGTTCTTGCGAACCTAGGTTTTTATATTTATAGAAGATTGTCATAAGTAGAAACCCATATAGCACtaggttttctattttttggtATAGTTCTTGTACGTGTACTCATTTTGTCTTCCTTTTAATGAAATTTTATGAGCTTTGTCAACAAAAATGTGAGATGCAACATTATCAAGTCAGTGGCATACTATCTCCAAGTAGccatttcaatctttttttacTGATGAGTAGGTCTTAAATTCTGCTTTCTCGAATTCTAATATCAGCTAAGAGAAGCATGAACTTATATATCTAGTGACTAACAAAATATTGCCTATTTGAAAAAAGCAGCAAAGTCTTAGCTTCTTAAATATCAAGTACTTTTGGAAATGCAACATAGCATCGATTGTGACTCTGCTTATAAGATACAAGTTTTTAAGATCTTTAATAGgagaaacataaagaaaaaattaaatgtaaatCCAGGTAACAGCTCTGAATATGTACAACATACCAAATCCAAACTCTCGCTCCAGCCGAATGCCAATCACTAGAAGACTCAGCATGTTGGCCAGTAAATGAAAAACTCCACCATGCAACCACATGCAAGTAATAAGGCGCCACCCTTGATGTTCGTGGACCACCTTATTCACGTTTAAAGCACCCATCTTCTCCAGTCTAAACAAAACGGAAAAGATAAACAGTTTTTACATGTGATTTTGATGTATATCTATTCCAGTGTAGCTTCTTATATTTAAGCAAGAAGAACTAATTCACTAGCCGTAgaaaatccaacaaaaaagaaCCCCACAAATTCATTCATCAACCCCAATGCAGTAAAAGATCAACAAGTTTCAGTAATTTGATCATCAACTATTGAAGTTTATGACCAGCTGGTAGGTGGCATGACGTGACGACTACTAAATGTACTTAAGAAAATTTGATAAGGATGCTGAATGTACTAGAGTAGGATGAGTTAGACCAATAATCACatgaaagaaagttttttcaaaagatcTATAATCTCTTGAATCCATGTTGTTTTAGAAAATCATCAACACACCGGAAGCAGAATATCAATATAGTCAATGCTTAGGTTGGGTTAAGGTTTAATTGATATAAACACACTGACGATAACTCAGGTGTTTGAtgcataccccccccccccccccccccccacaaaaaaaaaaaaaaaaaaaaactctggcACGTGATATGAATCTTTTTAGTTTGAAGTTCTCCTATTTGTTGTTCACCACGAATCAATTCAATAAGAAGTTTTTcctctcttcacccttttcacaAAATGAGACTAGTTTCCTTTTAACGGTCAAAACAAAATAAGCTTGTGAAGGCAAAGTTTTCGTCTTCTGCAACAAGCTGTAGCATTCAAGTTAAAGATAACCCTTAATATATGCCACATCGAATAAACTCTTGTTACAAAAAGTGTAGCCTTAATGATTGTTCTCTCTCCCTAGGAAAGCTACCTGGAAGTACAAATTTTGCATAAAGGGGTTATCGTGATCTGGTGCTCACAAAATTATcttcacaaaagaaaaaaaaaacctccACATAAGAAGAAATTTTCCAAAAGAAACTTCATGTCTAACAAAGAGGTTTGGTTTTTGCTTTTCTGCATTACGGTCGTCaatttttgttcaattttcaCACTCTCTTGatacaaaatgaaactaaagacTTGAGCGCAAGCTATGGTACAAGGTGAAGCTAAGTAAATCAAAGcaaaaaaactttaataaaaagCTCCTTGTAGCTTGATTTTGATCCCGCAAGACTGAAAAGCATTTGCAACTCTCTCTTTGATCTGGCTTACTCTCTGCACTTCCTATATGCCTAAATCTGGACCACTTAAATCCTTTTCTACAATTATGTGGTCAAACCTCAGACGAGAGTGATGATAGCTCCCCCGCAAACCTTTTCATTCTCTACATAATCTCATCTAAATAAAGCTTATCAAGGAATCCAGGCTCCAGACAACTTGATCAAAAAGGGCACATCCATAATCAAATTGAGTATTATCTCATTTTATTCAGGCTAATTCAAAAAACTTAAGCTCTAC from the Capsicum annuum cultivar UCD-10X-F1 chromosome 9, UCD10Xv1.1, whole genome shotgun sequence genome contains:
- the LOC107842896 gene encoding RHOMBOID-like protein 1 — translated: MAGGVPPQREIQIQVHSKKGGNSVYPVEPATTTAGGGGGPTGVYREIKHFKKWFPWLIPTFVVVNIVTFFVTMYKNNCPKNSVSCFAGFLGRFSFQPFSENPLLGPSSNTLEKMGALNVNKVVHEHQGWRLITCMWLHGGVFHLLANMLSLLVIGIRLEREFGFVRIGLLYIIAGLGGSLFSALFIKSNISVGASGALFGLLGSMLSELIINWTIYANKIAVLATLVVIIVINLAVGLLPHVDNFAHIGGFVSGFLLGFVFLIRPQFGWVSQRYASNAYSTSAKPKFKVYQMVLWVISLVLLIIGFTSGLVMLFRGVDLNDHCSWCHYMSCLPTSKWSCKTEPAFCMSEQTSSQLTLTCSNSNKTRSYPYSNLSTSQIQGLCSQLCR